The following nucleotide sequence is from Kwoniella shandongensis chromosome 9, complete sequence.
ACAGACTGTTAGTATGAAGCGCCAATGAAACAGACTGTGCGCAGATTTCACATACCTTGGCGAATGATtgacagaggatgatctgGTGGCCTTGCTCGACGAAGTATCGGACGGCAAAGGCATCACGGACAAGATCGCCAGAGGCGAATCCTTGGTACGCCTTTGGGCACAGTCAGCAAAACGGGAATCATTTTGTCAGATAAGCGAAACCCACCATGTCGAACAAAGAGACGtgcttcttcgccttgacgATGTCGCTCAACTCCTTCCATTGTTCTTGGGTAGGGTCGATGCCGGTAGGGTTTTGGGCACAGGCGTGGAACAGGATCTAGAGGCAACACGGTCAGAAGTGGACCAAGTGGTGAAGCTTGATCGGCAGTGCTTACAATAGATCCTGGCTCAGCTTTCTCGATGTCCTCCTTCATTCCTGCAAAGTCCAATCCGATGGTCTTCTTGTCAAAGTATCTATCCAAATAACGTCAGCTCAGTGGTCGAGAGTGAACAGTCGAACTTGAGCTCACCTGTATCGCTCGACCTTGATACCGACGGTCTCGGCGACAGGGATGTGGTTACCCCATGTTGGGTTTGGAAGGTAGATGACTTTTGGACCCTTGTAGAACTCGGCCAAGAAACCAGTTGCGATTCGAACAGCACCAGTACCAGAGATGGATTGAGCGACAGCGATCTGAGGTAGCGTTATCAGCTCACCAGCACTATCGTGCGCTTCGAACGGCcagactcactcttccttcctggAGAGGCTTGGAGTCTTTGCCGTAAGCAAGCTCAGCCGCTAGTCTCGTGAATTCTTCTGCGCCCTGCGAGGAAAGCCATCAGCATACATGGAGTTAATCGATTTGGCAGCCTTATTTCTCACGGTGATGGGAAGATATTCcttgtccaacttcttctgGTAGAGAATGTCCTCTGCCTTCTGCACCGATTCAAGGATGTAAGGCTTTCCATTCTCGTCACGCTAGGAGGGGTCCCGTTAGCAGGTGAGAACACCGATGTACGCAGCCATAAGAACTCACATAAGCGCCTACGGCGTCAAAGGAGGTTGTAACACAAAGGGTCGTGATAAAAATGATACCGACACGAAGTGCAATAGAGACAAACGGGCAAACAAAGAGGGAACGTTGACGTAGAAGTAGATAGAGCGATGACAATTTCCCAGTCAGTCGAGGCGTACGCGGATAGAGGGTTCGGAAGATCACGCACCGACACCCAAGTTGACCTTGGTCTTAGAGGTATCCTTCTTGAAGGCATCGTTGACACCTGAGTTGGGGATATCAGCAAGGGCGCAATGACATAGTCCGCACGTTGTCCGCTTACCAATGATGGGGTCTGGAGGCCTGTCGAAGGGGGAAGGACATCAGCAGTCGAGTTGAGGAGGCCTTACAAAGGAGACTCACCCTTCGGGTATAGTAGCCCAGAAATCCGTGAATGCTGCATGACGAGGTGTCAATTCAGTGAGACGGGCGCAAGACGAAAGAAATAGTGCTGCAGCATCTAGCCTCCTGCAGGCCAGCGACTGTCATACTCACAGCTCATGTTGCGTCTAACTTGATTGTGTAAAAGATGAATATACAGATTGTTTGTTCAAGACGTGATCAAACGAGCGTGGGGTaatctcaacctcgactcggGTGTACCGGAGGGCATCACCGGCTAAACGTCGTCTCTCGCTTCCTATTACGTAATTCGACTAGATCGAGTCCGGGGTGTATCTCCGCGGACTAAGGGGCTCAAGGGGGACGGAACTAGAACAAGGGGTGTCCTACAATAAGGACGCGCCTCTGGCTTGTCAACAGGAGTAGTGGGACTCTACTGAGGTACTGGAATGGGACTGGGACCCaatgaacaagatgtcagaTTCGATCTGACTGTGTGACCTTTGATGTcggaatcaaattcaatCCATAGCTGGGGAGAAGACTAACTAATGAGAAGACTAACTAATGCCAGAAGGGACAGCTTATATACCTTTAGCTATGGTGCAAGACTAGAAGTGATTGCTTTGCAATATGGAAAGGACACCATAGTTCTTGGGTCTGGAACAAGTCCGGAACGAAGTTGGTATGTCAATACATGTTGGGTACAAGTTTGGAAAGAAGTCAGTACGAGTTTGTAAGGAGCCAGTATGATGTCAACACAAGTTCTGTACGAGTTCTGGACAAGTCAGTACAGTGTTGGTATGAGCTGGAACAGAGTCGGTCCAACACCTGATGCGCCTTTCGAATTGGTAAAGTGGATTCATGACATCTCAGCTTCGTTCAGGCTTCTTATCACCATGGAGGTATCATAAGACAGGAGATTGCTGGTTGTCTCCCATACAATGACCTTGTTGCCTTCTTACCCTCCCTCTCTGCATTCTATCAAAAGACACTGACATGCTACATGTTTGAAGCAGAAACAGACTTCAAATATGGACCGCTTGAATGTCAATAATGACAAAGCACCACCTCCATGATATCTCCAGCTTTTAAGCACTGCTTAAAGGAAAGGATAGTGCACCCTTGCAGGTTATATGATGCTAGTCCTTATACACAATATACCCCCTTGAAGTGATGCTGTTCAACAGACCATATTTGCCAGTGGCAACCATTATATTGTCATATATCTATCAGGACaatttcttctcttccaggAGCACTATCTCCTTTATGGGCTAAGGTCATGACTGGTATAGAATGCATGCACTAATGTGGTGGCACCAAACTGGTATGGCCTGATCTATCTGAGTGAGCACTTGGAGGATGTTGTCCATAGACTTACCTGACAAGACAACCAAGTGTTCATGTTTGCAGTTCTTTCTGTAGTCCTTGATCTCCAtgcatctccttcccacAGTCCTGGCAGTGTTATTAGGACATCATACACATCAGAACAAGACCCATACTTATCAGATTTTACGAGGAAGATCTATTCCCAGAGCTGTTGAGTTCACTAATATAGTACAGATGAAGTATCCTCTAGTCGACCAGAAGTCTTGTCTCACATTTCACAATATCAGTTATATCTTGATTCATGTTGCTCGGTCATCTGACTATGAAAGCTCTGTGTGCAAATGGCCTTCAACTGAGCCGTTCATGTTCGTTAATGTGACTGTTTGTGCTATGATCTATTTGATTCACTAATCTTGCTCTAAACAACACATACACTGACCCCTGGCTTCCACCCAAATTTCAACCTCAGAATACTGTAAAAGTATCATACCCACTTGTCATGTCTCCTTCTCATATCGGCACATTGTTTCCATCCTTTACATACCACACTTCCCCAGTCTACCTCTGCCTGCTCATGAGTGATTGTGGCGATTCCCAAGTGTTCCACCAGGAAGTGCGGCAAATGTCACCAATGTCTTCCTTGTGATGTCATCCGCAATGTCCACTGCAGAGCGGTCAAAAAGTTGCATGCAGTAGGCAAAGTTCTCTCCCATTTCACCTTCACTGTCCATCTTTTCCTTGATTGACAACTGCACACCACCCATCCTTTGCTGGAACTCTTTCTGTGCTATGGCAGCAGATGAGTCTGGATTGTTTCGGGAGTTTCGATCCACATGAGATTCGAACTGAAACCACTGATCAGGAGTTTCAGCAGTTGCGTTTTGCTGCAACTGGTAGAAGACAGTTGGGGTTGCAACACTAATGTCTTCTCTGATTGGGGGACACTGGTGTGAAGTGTTGTTTACTACCTCCTCAAGACGTGTTGCTGCCTTGCCCACTGCATATCGCCATGTGGTAGCAGGGTTGAATTTGGATTGTCTCTTCACTTCTGAGCGCGCTTGCTCGTTCTGATTGAATGATGCAGTCAATTTCCCCAGATGAATGTCCAGGGCGTCTTTTACCCAAGAAACAGTCGACTCGCCACTCTCATCAAGACTGGGCACAATCTCAGTCTTACAAGCATGTCTCTGGGAGAAGGGCTTTGTTTCATCATAGATGGCCTGGTAGATGATGCTACCTGGGGGCGATAATGTATCAGCAGTAGTTGAAGGTGCAGTGTTCAGAGAGCTTGGAGCAGACATGTTTGAGCTAAAGTAAGAGATCGGCAAGGCCTGTCAGCACTGCTTCAACTGCAAGAACTGGCATCCAGAATcacaaggaagaaggctgtAGATGGATGATATCAATTGGTCTAAGTTAAAAGTCAGTCCCGCGATGATGTACCTTACCTTGTGAGAATGTAGTAAAATATAAGATGACCTAGGTGCTGATGGTATTGCTGTCTGTGTTGTATCAAAAGCTGatgatgggaagagaagtgAAATGAGGGGCAGACCTGATTGCAGGAAGCCTTTTAACACCTACCTATAGGCCTGTTGCCACTCGACCAATTCTAGTCGCTCCCAACTTGGCATTTTGACACCAGGggggaagagttgaagggaACTGCCAACATCCTACATTTCTCAAGTGGTCAGGTCTTCTGAGAAGCCATCTCCCCCTTTATGACATCATTGAAGTAGCTCTCTAACCCCCTAGAATGTCTTCTGATCTCAGCAGTTTCAATACATGCTTCTGCAATGACATAGTGGGGAGTCATACAAAGCCTGAAATTGGTTTCTGTCTCTGCAATATCAAGTGGGGCTTTTGGGGCTGGTTTGATCATGCTTATGCAGGTTTCAATGATGTCATGCATCACAGCAGTGGTCGATGATTGACATAATACATGACATCAGTGGTCGATGATTGACATCATACATGACATCAGTGGTCAATGATTGACATCATACATGACATCAGTGGTCAGTGATTGACATCATACATGACATCACAGTCTTCATCTGTCAGCATGTCACAGGTACACTATCATCCTCTGAACAGATGCTAGGATAACTCATAGGTGTGTCAGCCTTGTCTCACTAAAAAGTCTGTCCATCAACATATGTCTTAATATCGTTCTTGTGGAAATAACCCATATCACGAGTGTGGCAAAGGGAAGACCATTGGTCGTACTTGTGAAAGAAGCTATCCTCAAACAACTGTGAGGTTTACAATGATGTCATTTGCAATTTCTTGACTTCTCACTACAAGCCAGGGGGTTTCAGAGTTGTTTGATTTGGTCTGCATAGTAAGGGGGTATGCTCAGAAGACTCATGTTCACCAGACATGTATGATATCAGTAGTTCCCTTCAACTTGACTCCTGTTATGTCATCATTTCCTGTCAATGACATTTGCATGTTTAGTCCAGTCAATCCTACCAACTTGTATAAAATGGGTGTTCCCAGGTATCCTGCATCCTTCACTGATCTTCTCATTGTTAAGCGACTACCAAGCTCATCCAAGTTCATCAGATCATATTGCAACCACTCATCTTCTACCACTATCTTTGACTCTCCATGTAAGTCGCAGGTTTTTGACTCCTTGCTGTTTGTGGATTTTACATCATAACCTGCGTTTTTGAATTCCCTCCCTCACCTTGCTGCAAGATGCTGCCAACAGCACATCCTTGATAGACATTGCCACTGACTGCCTGCTTGCAGATTACCAACCTCACTTACCATATGTCCACCCAAAACTTTCCTACCAGTATTCAGTCTACCATGACTGGGGTGGATGCTGCCCCAATCATCTCCTATGAGGTGACTTATGATCCACTTCTGCCAGATAAGATGAGGCACGGTTTCAAGACAGAGATTGCCTCCAATGTCCTACCTTTCCAGGATAAAGCTACATTATCAATTGAGGGACGGCTTCAGAACGCACTGAGAAGTGTCGCCACTGTTCTCAAGGACTATGTTCTTGACGAAGATATGGATTGTGGATGGCCaagtgatgagagtgatgacACCACTGGGTACAGGTATAATAGATGAAGATACAATGCAGGTGTACGGGCACGGCACATACAGCAAAGCATGCCTGGTAAAGTGATCATCAGGGAACAATCATCTGCAGCAATCCCAACTGTTTTCTACCACTTGGATCATGATTCTTCGGCACCGCCAGGTCATAGGTGGTCTTCTGATTTACAGGTTGACAGCAATTCTTGCAATGATGAGGGGTCGCCTGCTGTATCTGCCAAATGGATGCTTCAACAAGAATTGATCAGTCTCACCAAAGTTGCCAACTGTGTCGAATCTCAGGAGATTACTCCGGAAAACAAAGAAGAGATATATGAGAAGACATATAATCTTTTCAAAGAAGGTGCAGACGGAGCTGTGGTTAGAATGAAGCCAGAAGTAGACCCTTCAGTTTCTTTTGTGGAAATCAGGGATGGTCCAGTTGAATACAACGATTGAGAAGACCTTGTTGACTTTGACGGTCCAAGCATGTAATTTCACATGTCTATGCACCTCAAAGAGTATCGGGGCAGGCAGGCAGTCAAAACTTGAGGGTTGGGTGGAGGATCAATGGGTCAGAGTGGAGAACGTTGTTTGTTATACAGTGATTCCTAGCACTATGAAATGTGCTGCTCTAAGCTGTGGCTCAATGAAGCACTGGTTTATCAGTATCAACTGTTGAGTGCTGAGATATCTTCATTGTGTATTATATCAATCAGGTGTTTAGACAGTACAGACGGATACAGGAAGTTTGAATGAGGAGGACAGTGTTCCAGGCTTATTGTACTGCTGACTAGGTTAGAAATGCCACAGGCGTGATGCAACAACACGGGTAATGATGGCAAAGGTCACTGTGGTTAAGACTAAATGTGTGATTGTTTGAGCCAGATACAAACCTTGATACATTGCTGGAGAGCAATAACAACTAATTTACATAAGAGATAGTGTACTCCCTCCTATTTGGAGGAAATCACAGATTTGTTTAACATAAACGCTTGTAAGTAAAAAGATGTGATGTAAAGTCATGTGACACAGAACTCAATGGGCTATGGCTACAGTCCTGTAGAGTTGCTCTGCATATTGAAGTGGTGGATGTGTGAGCAGCATGGATCAACAGcacatcacatcaactcATGAACACAATACTGGCTACTAACTTCTCAAATTATCATACCCTCAACCTTCCATAGCCAGGGTCACCAGATCACCTATTCACATCTGCTAAAATTCCTCATCATTGGAATTACTCAGCTGTCAAAATCCTACTCAGCTGAGATGAACTACTTGCATCAACACCTGTCTGTGCAGATTGTTTCACATAGTATTCACCAATTGCAAATAGAGTATGTTGGACCGAGATATTCAATTGTTTGTTGTCGAAATGCCTCAGAATGTCGCAAACATTGTCCCAGtgcttgttgttggaggGTGTAGTCCAGGCAGGGCACTGTTTTACCACATGGTCTACGAATTTGGAGACAATGTCCTTTTCCTCAGCATATGTGCAGATGTCTTCTCTTCGTGCTCCACCATATGTTTGTATCGGGAACAAAATCTGAAACTTTGTCAAAGTGCCTTCTTCCTAAGTTCTGGTGCGCATCACTGTGACTTTAGTAACAAATGTCTTGCTACCATCTGCTTCACTCCTGAAGAACTCTGTGTGACCACTTTCACCATCGAGACCCTTAAAATGGAGAGGGTAGTAAGTCTGGGTGACAAGTGGCTGTGTTACATTTTGAGATGTCAGTCACAGAGCTTCCTTCACCTGGCAAGAGCAATGGAGACATGTGTTTCTCTCTGTGCTGTAGGAGAATTGGATTGACAAGACTGAACTTACACCAGATGGAAGCTGTGCAGTAACAGTGTTGCCTTCTGAGTCATACTGGGAGGATGACACGGTGAATGTATAGTGTGTCAGTGGGCGAAAGCACGGAGGTGGATATGTATGGTATGGTACGTGCTGTGATGATCAGTGATGGAGTGAGACGAAGAGTACACAGTAATGTGATATGGAATTGGGAATCATGTAatatgatgaagaaggaacaCCAGCAACTAAACAGGCTTGTAGCCTGATTCTTATAGCTTCTGCTACCACTCCTCACTAGACGCAATGAGACAATTGTATGAGTATCCAGATTCTCAATGACATCATGATTACATAGGATACACAATGACACCATGCATGACATCACAGGCATTACACACCCTGTATAGTCACGCAATGACGTCATGTGTGGTCATTTTGCTTTTTTAACAATGGGGCACAGCCCTCCAATGCGATGAGCAGACTTTGACTTCCATTGTGGTCTGACCTGCCAGGGGGTTTCAAAGCTGTTTCACTCGTTCAGTCAAGCAGAAGGCTCATATCCAGAATGCTCAATCTCTCAAGACATGTATGATGTCAGTGATTCCTTTCACCTTGACTCCTGGTATGTGACAAAGCCCTTTCGATGACCTTGCAGGCCCACAGGAGAGACGGATATACTCACAAGGCCTAGGGAGCTTCACAGTGTAGGGTTCCTTAAGTAATACACTTTGCATCAACTTGACACCAGCTCTGCCCAAGCACACTACATCACCCAACAATCACTTTTTTGGTATCCACTACCTTCATATCAACCAGGTATGTCTTGATTACTGTCTGATTTTAACCAACCACTGTCCTCTTTGCTTCTATTGAACCTGTTCTGCCCTCACCCATCCATTACCAAGCCTGTAGCTTGAACCCAAGAACTGACTGCCTACTCCCAGATTTTTAACAACCAATATCAACATGTCTACTGAGAATTCTCACACCAGTGCCCCACCTACTCTGGAGGAACCAGTGTCACCTGCAACTATCTACTACCAGGTGACCTATGACACAGCAAGCAAACCTTCAGAGCGATACAGCTTTGAGACTAGAATTGATGGTCGTGTTCCCTCATCTGCTGAGCAATCAGCTATAGTTGATGCGCATACAGACTTCCACAGCTCACTGGAAGAAACTACCTGTCAATCCAATCAAATGGAGGATGTGGTGTATTGCCAAAAGTCCCAGATCCCCGGAGACCCTAATGGTcaatggaggtggaggattgAAGCGGACAAGTTGGCAAGTGGGGTAGAACGAAAACACCATGTTCATGTGAAGATCATGGAAGAACCAGAAGTGGCTTCTCCCACTGTGGTATACTGGCTCACTCATGATAGGACAAAAGCTCCACCTGATCATTTTGGTCTTGAATCGTGGGTTGACAGGAATTCAGCATCGAACCCAGAATCTCCTGCCTTTCGATCCAATATActtcttgatcaaagctTTCATAATGCATTGGTGCATATGAGATCATCGCAAGACCCATCAAATTTTGAAGATTATTGGAAAAGACATGAAGAGTCTGAAATAGGAAAGATCAGGGGAAAGATAGGATCTGATGTTTCTTTCATCAAGATCCCGGAGATTCCCAATCGCTCCTTGAGGACAAACCTCACCTTTTCTGGTCAGAGGCAATGGAATCAGATTTGAGGCGGTCATACAGATTAATGTCTGAGAGCTGGATTATAGGTTGGTAGGTTTTGAAAGTTGTGTGTACTGCTGTATTGTGAGATCTGTGGTGGTTGTTGCTCTGCCATCTTGTGTTATACAGAGTGCTAGCAGTTCCTTCATATGTGCTCTTGCTTGTGTTTCTTCTATCTGTCACCATTGTGGATAGTCAAGGAAGTGCTATTTTGAGTCTCAATGCATTTGAATAACTTACCTGGTAATTCCTATCATGaaacagaacaacaacatgtaTTCTGTCATCCATGATAAAACAAAATGATGCTTGGGATTCATCAGAGAGGCCAAGCATACTGACCTTCTCTGCCATGTGTGAACTGTATAATTGATACACTGTGCAATTGTGCTTAACATGTGAGGTTATGCCTGTAAAAACACTGACCAAGTTGCTTGATTTGCATTGCCAATGGATGGCCTGACTCCTTTTATTCTGTAAGTGCGTTGTGACCGTACTCCTCATCAAATTAACCTTCTGTTTGTCTTCTTTGGGCAGACATTCACCATTGGTGATTATGTGTACATATCACTCCGGATTTATCTTACATCCTGACTCTGAGGAGCAGAAGCAAGACAGTAAGATGAAGGAATGGGAGATTGACATTTGCCTTTTGGCCAATTATCAGCCTCATCTTTTCATCCGAGCGCGCGTGTGCACCCGAACGATGAGTATCTATCTCCACGTGTCATTCTGTTTTCCCACTCGTGGTCCGTCGCGCGTTGCCCCCCATCCCCAAGATTCCAAGATATTATCATCATTCCATCATCGTAAGACGTAAGATCTAGTTCAAAAAAAGTCAACATTtcatctttcgtctcttccttaCTCTCAACTCAAAACAACAATCGTCATGTCAACTATCGAGGCTTTGGCAGAGAAATTGGCGCCGCATGCGCATACTCTTGGAGGTCTTGTTGCTGTACTCCTCTTGGGTATCTTCTTAGCTTACAAcagtggtgagtgcgcgCTCGGACTCAGTGATAGACTGAGCTTATGGTTGCGATTTGAAAGGCGCTCTTGGGGGTGATAGGAAGGTACTTGATCCTGTTGAATGGAGATCGTTCAAGTTAATCCGAAAggatcatctctcccacaaCACTGCTCTGTAAGTGTTATCTCACCACCTGAGTGTTGACGCCAGGACACTTTGCTGATGATACTCTGCCTGGTATAGATACCGATTCGCCCTCCCTCGAGCTACGGACTGTCTCGGTCTTCCGGTCGGTCAACACATCTCCGTCGCAGCTGAGATCGACGGGAAGCAGGTTGTGAGGTCTTACACCCCTAGTACTTTGGACGATGACAAGGGTCATTTCGATTTGgttgtcaaggtgagttgcggcGCGTGTCTGCCGCTTGCATTGCCTGGTTGGGAGAAGTggtcagagggagagacggggTGAAAAATATATGCTGATGCTCTTGTATCCGTAGACATACGAGAAGGGTAACATCTCTCGATACTTGTCTTTGCTCACAATCGGACAATCTGTCAAGATCAAGGGACCCAAGGGCAAATTCATCTACACGTGAGTAGACTCTCACACTCGTGTCCAGCTTCCGATCCCCCCTTCGCTGGGTTGCAACTGTAAGCTGATTATGACACTGCGATTCGCAGTGCCGACCTCGCCCCTGCTTTGCTCATGATTGCTGGTGGTACCGGTATCACACCGATGTACCAAATCATCAAATCGTCAATCAAGAACCCAGCCGACAAGACCAAACTCTCTCTCATCTACGCCAacgtcgaggaggatgacatcTGTGAGCTCTACGATCCAAGCATCTCAGCCAGTTGATGTATAGAGTGAGCTGACGATAGGTATTTGATTCCAGTGTtgaggaaggagttggaggaaTTGAGAGATGCTTCCAATGGTCGATTCACCCTtttcgtgagttgtctcGAACTACTTTTTGATACCGATTCCAAGCTAGGCAAGCGCCCAAGAGCGATGAACGAACAACTGACGATGAACTCACGCACAGTACGTCCTCAACAAGCCTCCAGCAGGCTGGACCGGTGGTGTCGGATTCGTcacgaaggagatgatcgaacAACACATGCCTGATGGAGGTGTCGGATCGGCCAACCACGGCGAGGGACACAAGGTGTTGATGTGTGGACCTCCTCCTATGATCGGCGCGATGAAGTGAGTTACAGTTATCGTCACACTGAAAAGCGCTTTTGGACTTGATGCTAATGTATTTGCGCAGGGGACACCTCTCAACTATCGGTTATCCCGCACCTAGAACCGTGTCAAAGTTGGAAGACcaagtcttcctcttttAAGCGTCGGCAGAACAAGAATAGCATGATCAGGAGCAAAGTCTTCAATGTCAAGGGCAACGAAAATACAGTAGATGAGTGGAGAAGACGTACATAGATTGATCTACATGCATGACGGTAACGAGCATGTGATTCAAACTGACACCGAGAAGATCTAACGGAATACAACTAATCCATCTATCGCTTTGATGGATCGATCCGCATCTATACGCTCACTACGACACCTCCAGCCCGCATCATGCCGACTCATCGACCATTTTGCCGATGTGTCGATGGCATGTCCGAAACATTGTCCCAACCATCATCGCGCCATTCTCCACTCTGCCGATTACCGCCGTCCCATCGGCTGTCCCTATACTTCGTCCCGCTCCCTAATGCCGCTCCAATCATCTCACCCCCCCTCTCATCCGATCCCGGTAATGGGTCCGGATCATAATACTCTGTAATCGGATAATATCTTGATCCCGGCGAATCGATCATCGTACTTCTCCTCCACGTAGCAGCTCCCGTTCGAGGCGAATATAGACTGGGCAAAGTGGCGTCGGAATTTCTGGCTTGAGCGTATTGATCGTGCGAGTgaggtggttgtggttgggAGAAATCTTGAATGTCTTCCACGACGTACTGAGTTCCAGCGCCGTTCAATGGAAGGGATTTATCTTCCCCGATCTCACTTGCAatcgatcgaggagaagctAGACTCGTCGGATCTGAGGGAATGTCCACCTGCATCTCCGTATCGCCAGGTCCCAATGCCTTGTCATCATATCCACTAATCATGGATTGACGTAAAGCCCTAGGAGGACTAGCCAAATCTGATGATGTCAAACTGATCCGcttctctctcaatctctcctgTGTCGTAGTATACCTGCCCACGGAACTCCTCCTCCGTCTGGCGGCCTTGCTTGGGATCTTGGGCGCAGGACGCGGCGCTGCAAATGCCTCAGGATCAATGATCATCTCGGTCGTTCGTCTTGTATTTCCCCTAGTTCGAGACGATGGTCCTATTTCTAGGTCCGGGTCCATATCGAGGAAAGAACGATGTCTATCTCGCTCTTGGGTGTTGTCATCTTCCTCAGGTGCAGTATGGTCTGCGGAGTTGGCGTCAGT
It contains:
- a CDS encoding NADH-cytochrome b5 reductase 1; its protein translation is MSTIEALAEKLAPHAHTLGGLVAVLLLGIFLAYNSGALGGDRKVLDPVEWRSFKLIRKDHLSHNTALYRFALPRATDCLGLPVGQHISVAAEIDGKQVVRSYTPSTLDDDKGHFDLVVKTYEKGNISRYLSLLTIGQSVKIKGPKGKFIYTADLAPALLMIAGGTGITPMYQIIKSSIKNPADKTKLSLIYANVEEDDILLRKELEELRDASNGRFTLFYVLNKPPAGWTGGVGFVTKEMIEQHMPDGGVGSANHGEGHKVLMCGPPPMIGAMKGHLSTIGYPAPRTVSKLEDQVFLF